The genomic stretch GTCAGCTCGCTGGCCCGCAGGCTCCACAGGAAGAtctgggggtgggcgggggagtGAGTAGCTGGGGGGTGCCTGGGGGGTGGCGATGGGGGCCGCGGGGGCGGTGCACACCTTCTGACCGATGGCCGACACCAGGTGGCCATTGCAGTGGCACAGGGCGGTCACGGGGCCCTTCTGCTCCTTCTCGTACAGGACCTTAAACTTGTTCTTGGTCAGGGGCTGGCCAGGCTCAGGCACCACCTCGATCACATCCATGATCAGGATCTGCCGAGGAGATGGGTGGCTGAGTCAGGGTGCTGGGCACTGCCTGCTGTGAAAGCCCTGCTGGCCACTTACCCGCCCTCGGCATGTGACCTCCTCCCCTTGCATGAGGCAGGTCCCAGCAGCCACGTAGCCCTTGAGGCCCGACACAGTCTCCTCGCTGCGCAGCGACACGGTCTTCATGCAGGTCACGTGCTCCCACTCCTCCAGCTCGATCCTGCGGGTGGAGCCCCGGTCAGAGCCAGCCCCGGTCAGAGCCAGCCCCGGCCCGCCCCACCACGCCCCGCTCAGGCACAGCCTCACCTGGCGTTGGGGATGGCCTCCCAGCTGACTGGGGAGATGAGCTGGATGCAGAAGGCCTCCTGCTGAGGGTGGACGTACCGCTCGTCTGTAAGGACAGAGGGGGACCATCAGGGAGGAGCGGCCCCCAGGACAGGCCCGGCCTGGGCCCCCGCGCACCTCTCTCGATGGTCTCAAACTCCTTCTCCTCGCCCGTCATGCGTGGAACGCGCGTGCAAGGTGTGCTGGTGCTAGTGGCGACGGCGTACACCTTGGGGAGAGCAGGGTGTCAGGAGCCAGAGCCCACCCCAGCCCCGAGAGTTCCTGGCCGAGTGGGGGCGGACCCTGGACTCCACGTGGTCCAGCCCCAAGGGTCACCGGCCGAGTGGGGGCGGACCTTGGACTCCACGTGGTAAGCCACGTAGTGGGCGGTGCAGCGCAGCGGGATCTTCCGAACAGGCCATGGGGCGTCGTAGGACAAGTAGGCGGGCAGAACGCTGATCCTCAGCTCGCCCTGGGTGGGCACAGGggtgagggaggcctggtgcccaCTGAAGGCCGAGCTGGTGAACCCAGGCCTCGAGGGCTCCCTCAGGTCAGCCCTCGGGTCCGCTGGAACGGGCAGCGACAGAGGCTGTGGCCCACTGTCCTGCTCTTTGCGGGCTTCCTGTCCCTTCACCCAGGTTTGCCCAGGGCTGGCATGGGTGTGGCCTGAGGCTGCAGGCACAGGGTGGGACGCGCACGCCACGCCAGCACCTGCACACAGGGCCCAGCGGCTCCCCTCCAGCCCAGGCCTAAGTGCACTGGCGCTGCCGAGTCCTCGGCGGCCCATGGGGCTACTGCTGTCATCTCTGTGACACGAGGAAGCTCGGTACGTGAACATCCCAGCCGGTCACCCGGCGCCTTGAGCAGAGCTGGGCACCCAGTGGGCAGACCAGCGACTGAACCCGGCTGGTGCCCTTGTGGGCCACACCCTCCATTGCCAATCTCCTCGTCCTCCAAGCCTCTCCAGCGTTCAGCCCCACATCACCTCCTTGACCTTGGCTCCCACCACCCACCGGACAGCCCGACTCTCCACGCCACGGTGCCCCCATTCCCAGCCATGGGTTGAGGGCCTCATTCTTGGGCCCCAGCACCTGGTCCTGCCTAGTTGTCCTCGGAGGGGATTGGCACGCCTGGCCGGGCCTCGTGGGGCCTCCCTACCTGTCTGTTGAAGTACAGGAACCCTCGGGGGCAGTTGATGTTGTGGAACGGGCAAATGAGTCGATGGGGCCGTCGATGCCCATGGGGTGCAGCCGCAGGGCCCCCCGGCCAGTCACCAGGAGCCAGTGGGGCGAGGGACCGCAGATGAACACCTGGGGGCAGACAGTGTGAGGAAGCCCCTCACACTGTGGGGAGGCCCTGTGCTCGCCAACCCTGCTCCGCAGAGCAGCTGGCCTACCCCGGAGTAGCCATAAATGTCCTCGAAGTAGCGGAACCGCGCCACGCGGCCTCGGGGCCCTGTCCCCTCCTCCGTGCTACCCCCTTCCGCCTTCTTCTTGGACGGCTTTGGCTTCTTCTCCCGGAAGTTGATGTTGTGGGGGACCTGGAGGGTGCTGCAGTTAAGGGCCGGGACCCCTAGCCCTGCTTCACCGCCCCCACACCCAGCCCTGCCGGTCACTGCACCTTCTTGAAGCGAACTTTGAGGTTCCCCTGGCCGAGCTGTGAGTCGTGAGGGAAGGCCTCATAAATGAGGAGCTCCTGGTCCACGTGCACCTGGGGACGGGGGACGTCAGGGGGCAGGGCCGGCAGGCGGGCCGGGTCAGGGCGGGCAGGTGGGCGCACTCACCAGCAAGTAGGGCCTGCGCTGGCGACTCCCCAAAGCCACCAGCAGCACCTCCTTGACCAGGGGCAGCTCGCCCTGGCGCGTGGCCTCCTCCTTCCGGGCCTCGCCCTGGGTGGTGGGCTGGCCAAAGGAGCTGTCCACCAGGACGCGCTGGCCCACAGGGAAGTTCTTCACCAGGAACACGAGCCGCCAGTCGGGGAGCTGGTAGATCTGTGGGGTGGTGCGGTCAGCGGTGGGGCGGGCGCCGGGCAGGCCTGGGGGGCGTGGGCACAGGGTGCCACCCACCTCCATGGCTCCGTTCTCCCGCACCAGCAGGCACCAGTGGGTGGGCTCGGCCCGGAAGGGCGCTGGGTCCCGGTCGGCGGGCGGCTGGCTGCTCCTGCGCGCCTCCTCCTTGCTGGGGCTGAAGAGGGAGCCTGAGTCCCCGTAGAGCATCTCCTCCTCGTCGTCCACCGTGGGGCTGCGAAGGGCAGGTGTCACAGGTCACAGGCACAGGCGCGCGGCCTAGCCTCCCTGCCCCGCCGCCCTCGCACACCTGGTCTCTGCACCCGCCCCACCCCGCTGCCCTCACACATTTGGTCTTTGCACCCACCCCGCCCTGCTGCCCTCACACACCTGGTCTCTGCACCCTGGCCTTCAGCCTCAGGGCCGCCGCGGCCCCCCAGTTCGTCGCGGACTCCTCCCAGGCGGCTCTCGGTGGTGAACATGCCGCTGACGTCCCGGTATACACACAGTGTGATCACCTTGGACTGCTGCGGGGAGAGAGAGTGCtcagctggggagggggcacgCGGGCAGGGGTCAGCAGGCCCTGGGACAGAGCAGGGCGCCTACATGGTGCAGGGGTGGCTTATGCAGCGCCAGGCGGTGATGGCGGCCCCCGTACGAATCATTCTTGAGTAGGAACATGGTGACGTGGCCCTCAGCGCTCATGATGACCACGTAGGGGTCAGCCACGGCACACTGCACGATGGGGGAGCCCAGGTCCACGGGGATGAAGTGCAGCTGGTTCACTGTGGACACAGGCCAGTCAGCCCCGGGAAGGGGGCATGCGCCAGCCCCGGGCCCGCGCCCTCCCGCCCGAGGCCTGGCCCACCTCCTTCCAACAGGCGGATGCCGAGCGGCGACACCTGCACGATGTAGCGATTGTCCCCGATGTTGCCAGCAAAGACCGTGGGGCCCTGCGTGGCAAAGCCGCTGGCGTCCAGCTCCATGATCTCCTGCCCCGTCTGCAGGATCTGTGGGCAGCGGTGCGTGAGGGGCATTGCTCACAGTAGGGCCCCAACCCGGGCTCCGGGTGCCTCACCATGGTAGAGTCTTCCCGGCTAAGAATGAGGAACCCGTGTCTCCGCCCGTCATCCTCGGCCTCAGGAGCACCAGGCTCTGGCTCCGTGCCCTCCCCTTTGAGGGTCTCCTCCTGtgaaggcagaagagggcagGGATTCCCAGCCCAGGCCACGCCACCTGAGCAGCAAGCCTGAGCGGCACAGAGCCGGGTCCCGGGCCCCGTGGCCCCTGGGCACCCGCCACAGGCCAGGCGCAGGCCAGGATCGCTGGCTGGGTGTCGCCAACCTGGGCGCACTCACCTGCTCCTTACGCACGGGGGCAATGACGGTCCACATGTCATAGCAGCCAGGGAGCTCAAAAGTGGTCACCACCTGGGGCCGGATGCTCTTCTGGAAGGACAGGCGGGGGTCAGCAGGTCACCCAGGCCCCACCAGGAGGCGCCCCCTCGCTGCCCCTCACCTGCAGCACCGACAGGGCCCCGTTCTTGCCATAGCCGGAGCACACCACGATCTCCAGGTCTGGCTCCGGACTGTTCTGAAACTGcacggggcaggggcaggggtgagggCCGGACCTCTGCTGTGCagcctgccccgccccgccctgtgcccccctcccccagtggGCACCTCTTCAGAGAGGAAGGCAGGCTCGCCCATGGCGGCGTTGGCACAGGGTCCAATGTTGAGGATGCTGTCACACACCTGTGGGCACGGCAGTGGTCAGGAGGCAGGCTGGCCAGGACCAGGCAACCACTCTGAGCCCCACCTCACCTCAAAGGAGTACGTGGCCAGCTGTGTGCCTGACTGCGCCTCGCTGCCATACACTTCAATCTCGTCCACCTCGTCCTGCGGCACTGACTTGCTCCCTGGAGCATGACGAGAGCCCACCTGAGCCCACCTGCTGGCCCGCACCTGACCAGCCTGACACTCAGCCCTCCCGCACCCAACCAGCCCCTCACCCAATGCTCAGCCCGCACCCGACCAGCCCCGCACCCGACCAGCCCTGCACCCAACCAGCCCGCACCTGACCAGCCTGACGCTCAGCCCTCCCTCACCCGACCAGCCTCTCACCCGAACAGCCCCTCACCTGACGCTCAGCCCACACCCAACCAGCCCCGCACCCGACCAGCCCGCACCTGACCAGCCCGTGGTGGCGTCCACACGCTTCTTCTTGGAGGGTGGCTCTTCCTGTGAGGTGGGAGGAGTAGGGACTGAGTACCTCGGAGGGCGCCTGTAGGGGCTGCATCCCCACGGGCCTGAGCTTACCTTGTCGGCAGCCTCGCGGGCGGTGCTGGCCGGGGGCTCCTGCAGCTTCTCCGTGTACTTGAGGAGCAGCGAGTTGCCGAGACGAGAGCCGAGGAACAGATACCCAGGCTCCATGGTGACCATCTGGGGGCGGGATGGGTGAGGGTGCGGCCTGCCCAACCTGGGGCCCGGGGCCGCCCTCCGAGACCCCACTCACGCTGGTGGTGAGGACACTGGCAGCAGCCTTGTCGAAGTGGAAGGCCCGGACGCTGCGCATGCCATCCGTGATGAGCGTCAGCACGTAgctgcgggggcgggggtgggaggacactcagctggggctgggggaccaCTCCCCTGCCAGGGAGGACGGGCCCCAGAGCGGGGACTCACATCTCACCGCCCTTGAGGGAGATGACCATCTTGTCATAGGAGATGAAGGCCGCCTGAGCACAGTCCAGGGTGATCCGCACACCTTCCTGGGTGCCTGTGGGCAGGGGTGGTCAGCCAGGCCCAGCAGCAGCCCCCGCCACCCCGGGCCCTGCTCCCCAGCACTCACGCAGGGGGAAGGCAGTGGTGCCGGTGGTAAGGCTGTTGAGAGCCACGCCGTAGGGAGGGACGCTCTGATTCAGGTACAGCAGCGAGTTGACCGCGAAGATCACCACTCCACCTGGAACAGACACGCTGGTGGCAGGGCCCAGCACgctccacacacaccccacccccgccgccccagcccaggcccctgtCACCTATGGGCTTGGGCACCGCCAGGGCCTGGGTACAGTCGAAGGGCAGGCTGGTGAGGGACCAGATGACGGGGTGCACCTTCTGCGTTATGTTCAGGGAGATGGCCACGATAGAGCATGTGTCCTGCCGCACAGCCACCCGCCTGGGGGCCAAAAGGAGTCAGCGTGGGGCCGGCATAGCAGGCCCGCTCCCCCGGAGACCAACCAGGTTCCTCCCCCGCAGCAAGCCCTGTGCACAACCAGGCCACAGGCCCTCACCCAGGCCACGTCTGGTTGGGCTCAAACAGGATGAGCAGGGTGGGCTCGTAGTAGCCATGCAGGAACTGCAGGTCGACGATGTTGAGAAGCTTCTCATCCAGGGCCCGCACGTCGATGATGTAGCTAGGCAGGAAGCTGGACCTCTGCCTAGGGGCAGCAGGCGTCAGTGGGGGCAGTGTGGCGCACACCTGGACTCCGTggggcccccaccccgcccccacactCACCCCTCTCCCACGAGCCCCTCGTGCTCCTCGGCCAGGCTCTCCCTGCGGAAGGGCAGGACCACCAGCCGCGTGCCGTAGATGAGCATGGCCGCGCAGCGCCCGTCGGGGTCCACACGCACCCGTGGCGTGTGTACGTTCTGCACGAAGCCGTCCTGCAGGAGAGGGGCGTCAGGCAGGAGCACCCCCCAGAgactgggctggggctgggctgggggtggggagtcgAGCCCTACCCGCAGCTCAGGCTCCTCGAAGTAGTGCAGAGACAAGGTCTTGAGGTCGTGGGTGCCTGGGTCGTACTCCACCACCGACAGCTGGGGGCGGCAGGTCAGAATGGGGCCCGCCCCCCACAGCCCCCAGatcccacccctgcccaccccacccccgccccaccttgGCATCCTTGAAGCTCAGGAGCAGGGCATCCCGCTTGGCGCCGGCCAGCTGCACGCTGGCCATGGACATGACGTTGccaaaaaaggagaaggaagccaCCAGCTCCAGCTTTTCCCGGTGCTCTCGGTGGGCCTTCCCATCTGCGGAGAGTAAGTGAACAGGGCCTGGGGCCCACGTCCAGCCCCCGCTCCCGGGTTCACGGCTGGGCAGCCACCCTGAGCTCACTCACCTGTGCTCCTGTCATTTTTGGTCGGcgcctggaggagggaggaagaaggaaaaaactgtGAGGGGCCCACCTTACCCACAACCGGCCCTGTGGCCAAGAGCCCTCAATGGGGAGCGGGCGACCAGCCCGCAGGAAGCACCCCCAGCTCCCCCAACGCTGGGGCTCTCAGGGTCGAAGGCTGGACAGCACTGTATGTGCCCCCCAAAACCACTCAGACTCACCCTGGGCCAGCCAGCGATGACACGTGCTTGTTAGGAAGAAGGAACCCCAGCTCTGCTGAGCCCAACTGGTTGTGACAGTGACCCTACCGGGGCCGTGGCCTCACCCCATCTGCATCCTCCAGGTaggcccagggcccaggactCTGGTGAGGGGAGGTGGCCACACCAACCCTGAGCTGCATCCCGGGAACGCCCCTCACTACAGCCCACTGCACCCAAGCAGGGAGAAAAACCATCTACTGTTTTCAGTGACTATGTCAAGCACTTGATAACAGACGAGACCCATTCATGACAGAAACCCCTTGCTGACCCAGAACACAACTTCCTTAATCCAGAAAAAGTCATCCCCGGCGGGTCTCTAGCAGGGACACACTTGCACTGAACACGACAGTCGCCCTCAGCGATGGGTCCAGCCCAGGGCACCGCCCCCTTGGCCAGACACAGGGTCAAGATGAAGACTGACTGCCACTCTGGGCAGTAACaagacacagaggaaaaacaTAACAAATTTTAAGACACACATGGACGTAATTAAATAATCTAACACACCACTGGCAATTTAGAAGGCAGAGGCAGGATAAGGACAGAACCTCTAACTGAAGACATAACCGAAATATCCTGATGAGAAGCATCAGCCTACAGACTCAAGGTCAGTAAGTCCCAAAGCAGGACAAACACAAACAAACTACAGCCAAGCACATCGCAGTTGAAAgacagaaaatcaaagacaaagacaagtatcataaaagcagtcagagaagaacaGAAATGCCACCTTCATTAAAACTGACTATAGGAGCCAGAGACGGtctttaaagtgatgaaagaagaaaacagtcaaCTTAGAATTGTAAACCCAATGAAAATATCCCTCAAAAAGGAAGTTGAAATAAAAAcgttttcagacaaacaaaagtggACCAAGATCAACATCAGAAACACTCTTCAACAATTACCAAAGGAAGGTCTTCAGGCTGAAGACCCCAGATGACAAAAAAAGACTACAGCCTCCTGCACAGAGTATGAACTGCTGAACGTGTGATAATAAATGAAGGAAGGActcaggggagggaggcaggcgcacctggaggtggggagagggtgagTGAGGTGCGCCCCAGCCGCCCCGCCACCCCACAGATGCCAAGCGCAGAGGAAGGTCTGAGCACGAGATGGCACCTTCCACCTCAAGTCCGTGTCATAGTGGGGAGGCTACCACCCACCTCTCCAAGCCACTGACACCAGTGCCCAGGACCACACCAAGGATCTGACCAGGCCTGGACTCTCACAGGCCTGTGGTCCCAGCAGGGACTGTGGTGTTGCCTGGATGCACAGGTGTACTGACCTCTGGGAAAAGCCAAGGGGATCCTCCAGGCCCAGGGAAAAAGCCAGAGATACAGCAACACGTTCAGGACTGTAGACGAGGGTATGCAGGAAATTCTGGTGCTTATGCAGCTTTTCTGAGAGTCTGAATTTATGTAAAATCAAAATGCTAACAACAGTATAATGTTCTGCAGGAGCAAGCCTGTGACAACAGAATGCAGCGAGCAGGGAAAGAGGGTGAAGGGTTTCAAGGATTCTAGGCTGTCTGGGCAGGCTCCCTCGAGCCAGAGACTGCTGTGACCTCAAATGTAAGACAAAATGCACAACCCGAAGTCAACAGAAAAGATGAAatgagggactcccctggtggcccagtaagtagctaagaccccatgcttccaatgcCAGAGGGCCAGATTTGATCctggtcccacatgccacaactaagacccagcatcgccaaataaataaaactaaaaacaagtgaataaataaaatatttcttgaagagataaaatgaaacaaaatagctgatcaatccaaaacaataaataaaagaatagtaAGATGCAAGATGGTGATTCAAACCCAACTACACGAGAAATTACTTCAAATAACTAGACCAGATCAGATCCATTCGtgacagaataaataaataaaccaaacatTCAGGCCAGAAGACAATAAAAATCGTCAGAATAATAAACAACATCCAACTATTTGCTATTGGTTCACTGAAAACATAacaacacagattttaaaaagatgctcTACGCAAGgacttaagaaaacaaacaaacgaaaaacgCGTAGCCAAGTTACTACTAGACAAAGTAGATCTTAAGGCAAAAAGTATTAAAGGGGGACGTTTCCCGACAAAAAGCTCAGTTCAAAAGTAACTCTTTTTCGGCCTCACAAGCATGTGGAgatggttccccaaccaggggtggaacctgcactccctgcagtggaaccaCCATGAAGTCCCCCAAAGTGACTtgtaatttgtctttctgtacCTAATAATTCAGcttacacacttacacacacacacgattccTGACAACCCTATAGGGCAAGTGCTCCATCTTgttcatttctaaaattatacGTTCTTGATTTTTGGCTCCTCCATGTAAATCTGAGAATCACGATAGATTAAACTGTTGAGAAACTTTACTGCAACTTTGAGAAAAAggacatttaattaattaaaaggacaaaattaattaattaattttggatTAATTTGtgcggggcagggcggggggggTGACATCTCTACAGTATTGAGACTTCCCGTCCATGATACCTTTTCTGTTTACTTGGGACTGTCATTAATTTTAGGAAGTGCCCTACATTTCCTACATGTCTTTTCCTCTCAAAGGTCACAGCTGCCCCAGCCAGCACTCACCCGCTTCCCACACACAGCTACCCTGCCCCGGCCGCTGTCCGCGGTCTGCCAGCCCAGGACCCGAGCCAGGCACACACCCAACGCCAGGCCCACCACCTGCTCGggaccctctcccttccctgccgCCACCCTGAAGACCTTGCCCATGAACCTGGCTCCCTGGCGGAGACTGCACATGGCCCGTGGGGCTCACCATCGTCTCTTCATCCCAGTTGGGGGCTGCTCTGAAGGACAGGAGCCTCAAAAGGGAGGCAGTGCCCTGTGAGTGGTCTGGCCCTGGCCTCGTCTCACCACCCAGGAAGCTCAGCCACCGCGAGGCCACCGGTCAGACACCAGGCTAGCCCCgtggagagagaggagacaggCCCTTCCCGTCACGCAGACCGGGCCCAGGCCGGGCGTCCGTCCGCATGGTCCCTGTGGTGCTGTCCTGGCTCCCGGCTGCCCTCAGGACTGTGCCACCCTGGTGACAGTGTGTCTGGGGCTCCAGGCAGGCTGTCCTGCAGCAGTGACTAGGCTGGTCCCCGACGGGCTCAGCCACTGAGGGCTCTGCCCAGGCGCCACACTCCCTCCTGCCACTACACTCTGTGCTCTGTCCAGGAGCTGGAGGCTGCCCTACGCTGAAAGGCTGTGGAGCAAACACCTGACTCAGGCCTGGCAGCCACATCCGGTCTGCTGAGGGCCTCCTGTGGGATTCTTCACAGCTCTTGAAAGGTGTGCAGAGCCTCTGAGGGTCTCGGTGGGCTCCATGCGGGGGCTGCCCAGTGCTCCTTCCCTTCAGGGCACTAATGCGCCCTCACTCACCTCACAAAACCCTGCTTTTCCTACCAGTTCCTGTtccattccttcccttccctttgcaCAGATCTCCCCCATGGAGTTGTCTCTGTCCACTGGTGCTAACTCTCCTGCTCTGGGCTCCTGGCCTCACCAGCCCACATCCTGCCTGACGCCAGGCTTCCTCGTCGGGGTCGCCAAGCGCGTCTAGATCTCAGGACCCATCTGAGGCTCAGAAACACAGGGCCCAGCATCCAGATTAGGCCATGAAAGGCTCCACGGCTTCCAGCGTGGCAGGTCTCTCAGCCCTTGTCCTGGGGGAGGCGGTGATGCAAGGCTGGACGCTTTCTGCAGTAGCTGCATGCGTGCATCGAGAGATGGTAGAAACCATACCCCAGTGGGGCCTGCAGATGGCAGAGCTCCTGGCTTCCTGACGACAGACGCTGAGGCGCCGGCGGCTGCTTCAAGCTGCTAACAGCAACACATACTCCAACAATGTCCAAAGTGCACTCTTGCCCCTATGCCCCTCACCCCGCAACCATCTCCCCTGCAGGTGCCAGCAACTTCACTTGCAGGGTTAGTCTGGCCCCAAACCCAACTCTGGCAAAGCCTCTGCACAGCCCACAGCTCCGCTCCCTTGCGCGCCTCACATCCTGTCTATCCTGCCTCCTTGCCCCACCAATGACCACCCAGCCCAGTCGCCTTCTACTTGTCGCAGCCACGGTGACCCCAGGACACAAGGGTCAGATCAGCTCACTCCTCTGCCCAAACCTTAACTCACCATTGGCCTCAGGTCAACACTCAGCTCCCAAGACTGCCCTCAAGGCTACCCTGCTGATGCCCTGATCCAGCCTTGCAAGCCCTGTGACCAGCCACTCTTCCCTCCCTACTGCCCTGGCACCTTCACTCCGCCTCAAAGCTCTTCTCCCCCCCACACCTACAAGGCTCCCCGCATCAGCTCCTCCTCACCCACTCAAATCTCACCTTTCCAAGGAGGTGAGCTTTAGACCTCGCCTggctccccactccccatcccatcctggtGGTATGCATGGGCACTCTGGCCTTCAGCAAGTGCTGCACTGGCAGCGTGTGGCCCCCTACCCCCAGAACCACAGCCATGAGGGCAGCTCATCAACCCCTCTCAAGATGCCCACACAAAACAGGCTCTTAACAGATGACCCCTAGAAAGAGAAGTGAGTGATCGCTAAGAAGGGGCTGCGAACCCAAGTGCAAAACATATACAGATGTAAAAACATTCAATTTGTCCCTCAAAGTTGACTGAAAGCCAGTGTCAGATATAGTATATACAGCAAAGATGCTCTCATTCAATGTAGAGCCGTATGTATTTAttagcaaaatttcattttcagttttgattgAAATGTCGACAAAAGCCAAATACTGATCTCAAAACTGCTGTATCACAAAAGCTTAAACTAATATTATTTACTGACACAAACAGTCACTAACCTCTCACACATTCTTCTGTATTTTGC from Bos mutus isolate GX-2022 chromosome 14, NWIPB_WYAK_1.1, whole genome shotgun sequence encodes the following:
- the CPSF1 gene encoding LOW QUALITY PROTEIN: cleavage and polyadenylation specificity factor subunit 1 (The sequence of the model RefSeq protein was modified relative to this genomic sequence to represent the inferred CDS: inserted 1 base in 1 codon) — encoded protein: MYAVYKQAHPPTGLEFSMYCNFFNNSERNLVVAGTSQLYVYRLNRDSEAPTKNDRSTDGKAHREHREKLELVASFSFFGNVMSMASVQLAGAKRDALLLSFKDAKLSVVEYDPGTHDLKTLSLHYFEEPELRDGFVQNVHTPRVRVDPDGRCAAMLIYGTRLVVLPFRRESLAEEHEGLVGEGQRSSFLPSYIIDVRALDEKLLNIVDLQFLHGYYEPTLLILFEPNQTWPGRVAVRQDTCSIVAISLNITQKVHPVIWSLTSLPFDCTQALAVPKPIGGVVIFAVNSLLYLNQSVPPYGVALNSLTTGTTAFPLRTQEGVRITLDCAQAAFISYDKMVISLKGGEIYVLTLITDGMRSVRAFHFDKAAASVLTTSMVTMEPGYLFLGSRLGNSLLLKYTEKLQEPPASTAREAADKEEPPSKKKRVDATTGWSGSKSVPQDEVDEIEVYGSEAQSGTQLATYSFEVCDSILNIGPCANAAMGEPAFLSEEFQNSPEPDLEIVVCSGYGKNGALSVLQKSIRPQVVTTFELPGCYDMWTVIAPVRKEQEETLKGEGTEPEPGAPEAEDDGRRHGFLILSREDSTMILQTGQEIMELDASGFATQGPTVFAGNIGDNRYIVQVSPLGIRLLEGVNQLHFIPVDLGSPIVQCAVADPYVVIMSAEGHVTMFLLKNDSYGGRHHRLALHKPPLHHQSKVITLCVYRDVSGMFTTESRLGGVRDELGGRGGPEAEGQGAETSPTVDDEEEMLYGDSGSLFSPSKEEARRSSQPPADRDPAPFRAEPTHWCLLVRENGAMEIYQLPDWRLVFLVKNFPVGQRVLVDSSFGQPTTQGEARKEEATRQGELPLVKEVLLVALGSRQRRPYLLVHVDQELLIYEAFPHDSQLGQGNLKVRFKKVPHNINFREKKPKPSKKKAEGGSTEEGTGPRGRVARFRYFEDIYGYSGVFICGPSPHWLLVTGRGALRLHPMGIDGPIDSFXPFHNINCPRGFLYFNRQGELRISVLPAYLSYDAPWPVRKIPLRCTAHYVAYHVESKVYAVATSTSTPCTRVPRMTGEEKEFETIERDERYVHPQQEAFCIQLISPVSWEAIPNARIELEEWEHVTCMKTVSLRSEETVSGLKGYVAAGTCLMQGEEVTCRGRILIMDVIEVVPEPGQPLTKNKFKVLYEKEQKGPVTALCHCNGHLVSAIGQKIFLWSLRASELTGMAFIDTQLYIHQMISVKNFILAADVMKSISLLRYQEESKTLSLVSRDAKPLEVYSVDFMVDNAQLGFLVSDRDRNLMVYMYLPEAKESFGGMRLLRRADFHVGAHVNTFWRTPCRGAAEGPSKKSVVWENKHITWFATLDGGIGLLLPMQEKTYRRLLMLQNALTTMLPHHAGLNPRAFRMLHVDRRVLQNAVRNVLDGELLNRYLYLSTMERGELAKKIGTTPDIILDDLLETDRVTAHF